Within Kutzneria chonburiensis, the genomic segment CGACGCAGCCGCGCCGGCCGCACGTGCACACCTCACCCTCGGGATCGACGGTGATGTGCCCGGCGTCGCCGGCATTGCCACTCACGCCGCGGACAACGTCGCCGGACAGCGAAAGACCGGTGCCGAGACCGGTGCCGTAGTACATGAAAGCGAAGTCGCGGCGGGTGCCGGGACTGGCGTACCAGAGTTCGGCGATGACGGTGGCGGTCGTGTCCTTCTCCAGCAACACCGGCAGACCGGTCGCCTCGGACAGCGAGCTCCGCAGCGCAACCTGGTGCCAGTTCGGCATCATCGGCGGGTTCAGGATCACGCCGTCGTCCACGGTGACCGGACCGGGCGACGCGATGCCGATGCCGAGCACCCGGGACCGGTCGACGGCGGAACCCTCGATGAGGGCGTCGATCGCGGCGGCCATCTCCTCGATGACGGCGCTGGCGTCGCCGGCAGTCGGCGTTCCGGTGCGCGAGTGGTCCCGGATCGCGCCGGACAGATCGACGAGCACGTAGCTCACGGCAGCGGGGTCGATGTGCACGCCGACGGCGAACCCGCCGCTGGGATTGAGTTTGACGACGGCGGCGGGCTTGCCCGGCCCGCCGGTGCGCATCCCGTCCTCCTCGATGAGACCGGCGTCGAGCAGCCGCCGGCACACCTTCGTCACGGTCATGACGCTGAGCGCGGTCAGGGCAGCTATCTCCGAGCGGGTGCTGCCCTCGGGACGGCGGCGGATGGCGTCGAGAACGACCGTCTGGTTGTACTCGCCGACGGCGGGCAGGTTCGTTCCCCGGTGATCCAACGCCAACCTCCCCACACCCGACGGCCTGCCGAAAGCCTAGCGTCACGGCCCGCACACGGTTCGTCCCGACACCGCCGCCCGATTTTCAAGGCCGCTCGACAACCGCTGTGGCGGTGTACCGGCAACGGAAGTCGGTCGGGCCTGACCGGCGTCACCGTTGCAGGAACCAGCGGGCGAGTTCGGTGCGGGTGGTCAGGCCGGTCTTGGCCAGGATGCGCCGGACGTGGCTCTCCACGGTGCGTTCGGACAGCACGAGCCGGTCGGCGATGGCCCGGTTCGAAAGCGCCTGGGCCACGAGGTCGACGATCTCGTGCTCACGCGGCGTGAGCGGATCCTCGGCCGCCAGGAACGTGTCGACCGCCCGGGAGAGCCCCGGCATGTCCAGCCGGCGGGCGTCATCGGCGGCGGACTGGGCCAGCTGCGTGGCGCGGCGGTGATCGCCGGTCAGCGCCAGGGCACGGGCCAGCCCAAGGCGCCCCTTCGCGACGTACGGACGAGCACCGAGCAGCGAGTCGATCCGCAGGCCCTGTTCGAAATGTGCGACGGCGGCAGCGGGTTCGTCGCAAGCGAGGTCCAGTTCGCCGAGCGTGCGGGCGATCGATCCCTCATACGACACCGTGCCGGCACCGGTCGCCAACGACTCGTCGAACCGCTCATTCAGCACGGTGCGAACCGCGAGACGGTCGGCCCGGTCACCGAGCTCGATCACCAGGTCGGGCAGGTAGGACAGGGTCGCCAGCGCGAGGCCACGCCGCAGGTCGGCGACGGAACGAATGATCGGCAGCGCGACGGCCGCGGCGTCGTCCCGGCGGCCGGCCAGCAGCAGGGCGATGGCCAGCCCGGCCTGGGCGACGGGCGGATAGCCCCGGATGGCCGGCAGCTGGCCCTCCCACTCGGGCATCAGGTCGGACGGATCGCCGCGCAGCATGGCGAGGCCGATGGACTGGGCGACCTCGGAGAACGTCACCGAGCTGTCGTGCCAGTTCGCGGCGATCTCGGCGGCCTGCGCCCGCAGCCGGCGGTTGGCGGCGAAGTCGCCGGTCAGCGCGGCCAGCGTCGCCTGCCGACGGAGCAGGTGCCAGCGCACGAGAGGCAGGCCGGTGCGGTCGGCCAGCGCCTGCATCGCGGCGATCTCCCGCATCGCCGTCGCCATGTCGGCCCGGTGCACGGCGGCGTCGGACAGCGAGATGTGCGCCCACAACCGGTCCAGCGGGCGACCGGCCGGCTCGGCGAGCTCGATCGCGCGCCGGGCCAGCGCCACCATCTCGTCGTTGAGCTGCGGCGCCCACGCCACGCCGGCCCGGGCCCGGATCGCGTCCAGTTCGGAGTGCGGATCGGTGGCCAGCTCGATGGCACGGTGCGAGTGCGCGTCGGCCTCGTCGTTCCGGGAGAACTCGACCAGCACGCAGGCCAGCTGCGCCTCCACCCGGGCACACAGGGCGGACTCGCCGAGCTGGCGGATCGCCCGTCGGCACAGGTCTTCGAGCCGGCTGTTGGCCTCGGGATGGCCGACGCCCTGCACGATGATCGCGGCGCGGCCGATGACGTCAGGGCGACCGGTCCGCTCCCCTCGTCCGCCGCCCGCTCGCAGGTCTCGGCGCTCTGGCTGATGTGCCCGGCGAGGTACTGCACCCGGGCCAGGTCGAGCAGCAACTCGGCCTGATCGGACCCGCCTGCGTCGAGGGCCATCCCCACGTACGACGCCGATTCCTCGTACGCGCCGGCCATCCGCGCGGCCTCGGCGGCGCGAATCGCCCACGGCCCGGCGTTGCCGGGTTCGCCGGCCTGCTGCCAGTGCCGGGCCACCGCAGCGGCCCGGTCGTCACGGCCAATCGCCAACGGTTCCAGCAGCTCGGCCGCCGCTCGGTGCAGGGCGGCTCGCCGCGACGGGGACAAAGCGGCGTAGGCGGCGTCGCGGACCAGCACGTGCGCGAACCTGACGCCTGCCGGCCCGATCTCCACCAATCCGGCCGGCACCGCCGGCAGGAAACGTTCCAGAGTCTCAACCGGATCCGCGTCGAGCAGCTGGGCCAAGACGTGGGGCTCGGGGCCGAGCACGCTCAGCGCCTCGACCGCCGCCGCGGCCTCTGGACCAGCGGCACGCATGGCCGCCGTGACCAGGTGACGGAACGCCGGCGCGGATCCGGCCGTGTCCGCCGCGTTGCCGCGCAAGGTATCCGCGGCGGCCTTGGCCAACGTCCGGAGGTACAGCGGGCTGCCGCCGGACTGCTCGACCGCCCGCCGCACGGCAGCGGCGTCAGCGCCGTCGACGGCGGTGGACAGCAGGCAGGCCGACTCGCTCTGGGACAGCGGCCCGAGGCTGACGACCTCGGCGGCCCGGTGGGCCCGCAGGTCGGGGCCGTCCCGGTGCACGCCGACGACGAGCAACGGCAACCGGCGGATCTCCGCCGCAACCCGGTCCAGCAGGCGCAGCGTCGCCTCATCGGCCCATTGGAGGTCGTCCAGGACCAGCACCGACCCGCTTGCCGAGGCCAGCGCGTCGAGCACGGCAGTGTCGGCGGCGAAGATCGCCGCCGCCGACTCCTCGGCCGAACTGTGTTCACGCTGCGCGGTCCCGGCGACCAGGGCGTTGACCGCGTCGCGTGGCCCGGGCAGGTCCCGCACCGCCCGGACCCACGGCCACAGCGCCGGCATCCCGACGTCGGTCACGGCCGCGCCCCAGCCGACCGGCGTTCCGTCGGCGACCAGCTCCTCGACCAGGCGGGTCTTGCCGATCCCGGCCGGCCCGGTGACCAGCACCAGATGGCCGGCCCCGGCCCGGGCGTCGGCCAGCCGCCGACGCAGCAGGCCCAGCTCGGCCCGGCGCCCGATGAGCGAATCCGCCGAGGTCACGCCGGCAGTATCACCGATGCAGTGGCCGCTTGCGTACCAGCACTGATGTGCGCGGCGCGGCGCCGGAGGGATCTTCGACGGCATGGACATCAGCACTGCGGTATCCCGAGCCTTCGCCCCGGCCCGGCAGCCAGGGCGGATCGGCGTGGAGATCGAGCTGATCCCGGTGACCTACACCGACCCGACCGTGCTGGCCGACGGCTTCGACCCGGACTTCGTCGCCGCGGCCCGGCCGAGCTTCGAACCCGGCGGTCAGCTGGAGCTCAGTCCGGCCCCACGGTCCAGTGTGGACGCTTTGATGGGCGATGTCCGGGCGTTGCTTCGACGCGCCAACGACATCGCCTCCGCTCGCGGTGTCCGGCTGGAGGCCGTCGGCGTCAACAATTCGGACGTTCCACTGCGGAGGCCGACGCCGCGCTACCTCGCGATGCAGGCCGTGTTCGACGAGATCGGGCCGTGTGGTCGGTGGATGATGCGCCGTACCGCGTCACTTCAGATCGCCGTCGACCTGCTGCTCGGTGCGGCCGGGCGGGAGCAGTGGCTGGTCGCCAACCTCGCCGGGCCGGCGCTGGCCGCCGCCTTCGACAACTCGGGCGGCGAGCGGACCCGGATCTGGCAGGGCGTCGATCTTCGTCGTACCGGCTACGACGGCCGGCACCTCTCGTTGAGCGATCCGGTTGGTGCTTATCTCGCCTTCGCCGCCGCCGCGCCTCGGCTGCCCATCCCCGAGGCGGTTGATCCCCGGTACCACCTGTCGACGTTGTTCCCGCCGGTCCGGCCGCGCGGCGGCTATCTGGAGATCCGCTATCTCGACGCCCAGCCGCTGTCCCGCATCCGCGAGGCTCTCGTCACTGTCACCACGCTGCTGTGCAACGCGGAGGCCCGCCGCGCGGCGCTCGATCTGCTGCTCCCCCGGGCCGCCGACCTCGACCGCGCCTGGCACGAGTCGGCCGCCGGCTGTTCACCGGAAACCCAACCCCTGCTGGAAATCGCCGGTTCGGCGGCGCTCGCCGGAGGTGTGTCGTGAAGATCGTGTTCGTCGCCGACCAGCTCGAGTCGTTGGATCCGTCCATCGACACCACGATCGGCCTGATGCACGCGGCGCAACTGCGCGGCGCGGAGGTCTGGATCACCGAGGCCCGGCAGCTGGAGGCGGTGAACGGCCGGGCCCGGGCATTGGCCCGACAGGTACGGCTGGCACCGTCGCAGCCGCTGGACGGCCACCGGTGGTCGGTGCCGAATCCGTGGTTCACGGATCGCGAGCCTCGGCACCTCCGCCTCGACGACGCCGCGGCGGTGTTCATCCGCACGGAGCCGCCGGTCGACGAGACTTACACGAATGCCTTGCTGGTACTGGATTTGGTCAATCCTCATCGCACGGCGATGGTCAACGACCCGCGCGGCATCCGGGTGTGCAGCGAACACGTGCTGCCGCTGGCCTTCCCCGACCTCATCCCGCCGACGGTGCTCACCGCCGACCAGGCCACCATCCGGTCTTTCCTCGCCGAGCACGGCGAAGCGATCGTCAAGCCGGTGGACGGCTTCGCCGGCCACGGCGTGCTGCGGCTGAGCCGTCACGACCCGAATCTGGCTTCGCTGCTGGAGATCGCCACCAGCAACGGGACCCGCGCGGTCCTCGTGCAGCGGTACCTGCGCGAGGTCGTCGCCGGCAACAAGAGGATCTTCGTGGTCGGCGGCGAGCCGGTCGGCGCGGTCCACCGCTTCCCGGCGGCCGGCGACTTCCGGATCGGCAACCCGACCGCGGAAGCGCCGATCACCGTGCGGGACAAGGAGATCTGCGCCCGACTGGCGCCGGTGTTGGCCCGCAACGGCATCCACCTGGCCGGCCTGGACGTGATCGGGCCGCACCTCATCGAAGTCAACGTCACCAGCGTGGGCGCGCTGCGCAAGGCCGACGCCCTGCTCGGCTGGACGCTCTGCGCCGACCTGCTCGACAGCGTGCTCGACACGCGTGAACAAGGGAGAACAGCATGACCACCGCCCTCATCTGCACCGCCGTCCTGGCCGCGACGGTGTTCCTGCTCGGCTTCAACGTGTCCCGGCTGCGCGGCATCACCGGCAAGGCCGGCGGCTCACAGATGCCGACCGACCCGGCCAACCCGCTGCTGATCGCCGTCCGCGCGCACGGCAACGCGGCCGAGTACGTGCCGACGTTGATCGTGTTGTTCCTGGTCGTCGGCCTGCGCAGCCCGGAGTGGATCGCCATTCCGCTGATCGTCGGGGCCACGCTGGCCCGCCTGGTGCACGCCGTCGGCATGCTGACCGCGCCGACCCTGGCCGCCCCGACGCCGGGCCGCCTGGCCGGCGCGATGGGCACGTACGTGTTCGGCCTCCTGCTGGCCGTCGCCGCGGCGTTCACCTTGTGATGACCGGACATCCGACGCTGGCGGCCCTGCGCGTGCCGGGCCTGCGCCGCTACCTCGCCGGCCAGCTGCCTTCGGTCACGTGCTCGTGGGCGCAGGTCGTGGCCCTGTCGTGGGTGGTGGTCGAGCGGGACCCGGACGCGCTGGGCTGGCTGGTGGCGTGCCAGTTCGCGCCCAGCCTCCTGCTCGGGCCGTGGTTCGGGGCCGTGGCCGACCGGCACGACCGCAAACGTCTGCTGATGCTCGCCGAAGCCGGTCTCGGCGTGGTCGCGGGCTGTTACGCCGTCGCGTCGGCGGCCGGAATCCTTGACCTGCCACTGATTTTCGTGTTGGCCGTGACCTGGGGCGTGATCAACGCTGTGGACACCCCGGCTCGCCGCTCGTTGGTGCCGATGCTGGTGCCTTCGAGCGCCGCGGCCGGAGCGTCGGCGTTGAGCGGGACCGTTTTGCTGGTCGGCATGGCCGCCGGCTCGGCGGTCGGCGCGACCCTGACCGCCACCGTCGGCGTGACGATCACCTTTGCCGCCAACGCTTTCTCGTTCTTCGCCGATGTCGTGCTGCTGGCCACGATCCGGGTCGGTCCGTCGCCCCGGGTGCGCCGGGCCGCCGGGCAGATCCGGGACGGGCTCCGTCACGTAGGGCGCACACCGGAATTGCGGGCCCCACTGTTCGCCTTGGCCGTGACCGCCACCCTCGGGTTCACGGTCCAGGTGTCGGTGCCGATCTTCGTTCGGGTGTCGCTGCACGGCGGTCCCGGCCTGGTCGGCGTCGGTTTGACCGCCGTGACGGCCGGCGGGCTGGTCGGGGCGCTGGCCGCCGCCGCTCGAGGCGAGCCGGGACCGCAAGCCCTTCCCCGTGCTGCCTTGGTGATGGCCACCGGTCTCGCCGTCACCGCATCTGCGCCGACGACCGCGGTCGCGCTCACCGGTTTGGTCGTGGTCGGCGCGGCGTGGTCGGCGTTCATCGCCTTTGTGCTGGCCATCTTGCAACGCGGCGATCCCGCGATGACCGGCCGGGTGATGTCCCTGTTCGCCGTGATCCTGCTCGGCGGCAGCGCCGCCGGCGCGCCGCTGACCGCCGCGATGATCAGCCTGGCCGGGCCGCGCGCCGCCTTGGCCGTCAGCGCGCTGGCGACTCTTGCGGCGATCGCCGGTCGGCGGGCGCTGCTGAGCCGCCCGAACGTCGGCGGAGCCTCGACATCATCTTCATGCCACGAAAGAAGACCCGGCCCATCCGACGCGACACCACGTTCGGGGTGATCGCGCGGCGGGTGTTCGTCACCGATTCGCGGAGCGCGGCGTAGCCGTGATCGCGCATCCGCTTCTCGTACGCGGCGACGGCGGCGACCGGATCGCTGCCGCGGAGCAGTTCCTCGGCCAGCGCGGCGGCGTCGAGCAGGGCCGCGTTGGCGCCGAGCCCGCCGACCGGCGGCATGTTGTGCACCGCGTCGCCCAGCACCGTGACGGTGGTGCTCGGCCACGGCTTGAGCAGCGTGGAGTGCTTGAGCCGTAACATCTCCACATTTTCCGGATGGCTCTCCGCAATCATTCGGGCCAGCACGGGATCCCAGCCGCGGGCCATCTCCGTGCACACGGCCCGACGCTCGACACCGTCCATTTCGGACAGGCCGGCCGGGAAGTCCTCGTGGTGGGCGATCATGCCCCAGAGCACGTAGTCCTCGAGCCCGTCGAGCAGCAGATCGGTGTCGATGTCGACGCCCGCCGCGGCGAGTTCCCCGTCCTGCACCGCCTTGGCCATCTGCTCGCGACCGGCGAACGCCGACGTGAACAGGGTCCGCCGGCCCGACGGCGGCATCAGCATCATCATCCCGGCGGTGAGGGCCTCGGGCAGCCAGGCCCGGGTGGCCGGCGTCAGCGGCAGCCGGCCGGCGACCGCCGCGGCCTCGGTGTCGACGCGGGCCGCGCCCGGCAGGTACTGCGCGCAGACCCGCGAGTTCGCGCCGTCCGCGCCGACGAGGATGTCCCCGGTGGCGGTGGTGCCGTCGGTGAAGTGGGCGGTGACCCCGTCGTCGCCGACCGTGTAGTGGTCGAACACCGAGCCGTAATGGATGACGTGGTCCAGACCCGTTAGCAACAGCCGGCGCAGCACGATCCGGCTCACGCCGTACTGGCCGTCCGCCGGGTCGTCGGACCCGCCGGTCATGGCGTCGCGATCGATCGTCATCAGCTCGCGCAACCGTTCCGTACGGAACGAGATGCCGCCCGGCGGCGTGACCGAGGTGGCCAGGAAGGCCTGCCACAGCGGCGTCGGCAGGCAGTCGTGCAGCGCCCGCGCGCCGTGCGGGTGGATGTTGATGCGGTAGCCCTGGAGCCAGTCGTCGGCCGACTGGTTGCGCTCGTGGATCTGCACGTCGACACCGCCGGCGAGCAGGGCCTGCCCGAGGGCGAGGCCGCCGATCCCGCCGCCGATGATCAGCACGCGTAAGGGTTTCATGTCATGTCCTCGGTCGACTTCGACAGCTCGGCGAGCACCTGGTCGTGCCAGGTCAGCTCGGCCTCGAGCCGGATTCGGGTGTGTTCGGTGCACAGCCATTCGGTGCCCTGGAGGTACTTGGCCGCCTGTTCCTGGAGCAGCAGCCAGCCGTCGAGCTCGGCGCTGATCGCCGCCCGACGCTGGGTGAAGGTGGCGATGAGCTTGTCGCGGCCGAGGCCGTCGCTGTACTGCACCGCGAGGTCGACCGGATCCGGCTTGAGCCGCACCTCGCGCAACGTCGCCCAGCGCAAGGCATCCAGCTCCTGCCGGCCGCTGTCGGTGATCGCGTAGATCGTCCGGTCCGGCAGGTTGCCGGCCTTCTCCGTGCGGACGGCCTCGATGATCCCCTCGGACGCCATCCGGCCGAGCGCGCTGTACAGCGACCCGACCTTGATGTCCGTCCACAGCTCGGCCCGGTTCGTCTGCGCCTCGCGCCGGATCTGGTGCCCGTGCATGGGCCCGATCCGGTCCAGGGCGCCGAGGATGTACAGCCGCACACTGCTCATACTCGGGTACTCAAACACAAGTACTCGTTCACGTCAATGGGTGAGTACTCGCGTTTGAGTATCAGTTCACCGGCGGCCAGACCGGGATGGGCTGACGGCCGGACGGGAACCGGACGTTCTTGGCCCGCACGAACTCGTGCAGCGTCTCGGCCCAGTTCTCCCGGCCGAAGCCGCTGCCCTTGGCGCCGCCGAAGGGCGAGCCGAGGAAAGAGCGCCGCAGGTAGTTGTTGACGAAGATCATGCCGGCTTCCAGGCGGGCGGCCAGCCGGCTGGCCCGGAAGTGGTCGGTGGTGACGATGGCGGCGGTGAGGCCGTAGCTGGTGCCGTTGGCAATGGCCACCG encodes:
- a CDS encoding ROK family transcriptional regulator, which produces MDHRGTNLPAVGEYNQTVVLDAIRRRPEGSTRSEIAALTALSVMTVTKVCRRLLDAGLIEEDGMRTGGPGKPAAVVKLNPSGGFAVGVHIDPAAVSYVLVDLSGAIRDHSRTGTPTAGDASAVIEEMAAAIDALIEGSAVDRSRVLGIGIASPGPVTVDDGVILNPPMMPNWHQVALRSSLSEATGLPVLLEKDTTATVIAELWYASPGTRRDFAFMYYGTGLGTGLSLSGDVVRGVSGNAGDAGHITVDPEGEVCTCGRRGCVGYVTVPRVVVERAVRDGLLSTDDLSDVDTALRRLAGLAQSGRPAAVAILSDVARALARAIVVIVNLLDIDEVVFGGPFWASISPVVLPALPDAVGQDPALVSPHPVRILESAIPVDVAAVGAATLMLDNTFSPRPSALLLTAE
- a CDS encoding response regulator transcription factor — encoded protein: MREIAAMQALADRTGLPLVRWHLLRRQATLAALTGDFAANRRLRAQAAEIAANWHDSSVTFSEVAQSIGLAMLRGDPSDLMPEWEGQLPAIRGYPPVAQAGLAIALLLAGRRDDAAAVALPIIRSVADLRRGLALATLSYLPDLVIELGDRADRLAVRTVLNERFDESLATGAGTVSYEGSIARTLGELDLACDEPAAAVAHFEQGLRIDSLLGARPYVAKGRLGLARALALTGDHRRATQLAQSAADDARRLDMPGLSRAVDTFLAAEDPLTPREHEIVDLVAQALSNRAIADRLVLSERTVESHVRRILAKTGLTTRTELARWFLQR
- a CDS encoding ATP-binding protein, with amino-acid sequence MTSADSLIGRRAELGLLRRRLADARAGAGHLVLVTGPAGIGKTRLVEELVADGTPVGWGAAVTDVGMPALWPWVRAVRDLPGPRDAVNALVAGTAQREHSSAEESAAAIFAADTAVLDALASASGSVLVLDDLQWADEATLRLLDRVAAEIRRLPLLVVGVHRDGPDLRAHRAAEVVSLGPLSQSESACLLSTAVDGADAAAVRRAVEQSGGSPLYLRTLAKAAADTLRGNAADTAGSAPAFRHLVTAAMRAAGPEAAAAVEALSVLGPEPHVLAQLLDADPVETLERFLPAVPAGLVEIGPAGVRFAHVLVRDAAYAALSPSRRAALHRAAAELLEPLAIGRDDRAAAVARHWQQAGEPGNAGPWAIRAAEAARMAGAYEESASYVGMALDAGGSDQAELLLDLARVQYLAGHISQSAETCERAADEGSGPVALTSSAAPRSSCRASAIPRPTAGSKTCADGRSASSASPPCVPGWRRSWPACWSSSPGTTRPTRTRTVPSSWPPIRTPNWTRSGPGPAWRGRRSSTTRWWRWPGARSSSPSRPVARWTGCGRTSRCPTPPCTGPTWRRRCGRSPRCRRWPTAPACLSCAGTCSVGRRRWPR
- a CDS encoding glutamate-cysteine ligase family protein, whose product is MDISTAVSRAFAPARQPGRIGVEIELIPVTYTDPTVLADGFDPDFVAAARPSFEPGGQLELSPAPRSSVDALMGDVRALLRRANDIASARGVRLEAVGVNNSDVPLRRPTPRYLAMQAVFDEIGPCGRWMMRRTASLQIAVDLLLGAAGREQWLVANLAGPALAAAFDNSGGERTRIWQGVDLRRTGYDGRHLSLSDPVGAYLAFAAAAPRLPIPEAVDPRYHLSTLFPPVRPRGGYLEIRYLDAQPLSRIREALVTVTTLLCNAEARRAALDLLLPRAADLDRAWHESAAGCSPETQPLLEIAGSAALAGGVS
- the gshB gene encoding glutathione synthase; translation: MKIVFVADQLESLDPSIDTTIGLMHAAQLRGAEVWITEARQLEAVNGRARALARQVRLAPSQPLDGHRWSVPNPWFTDREPRHLRLDDAAAVFIRTEPPVDETYTNALLVLDLVNPHRTAMVNDPRGIRVCSEHVLPLAFPDLIPPTVLTADQATIRSFLAEHGEAIVKPVDGFAGHGVLRLSRHDPNLASLLEIATSNGTRAVLVQRYLREVVAGNKRIFVVGGEPVGAVHRFPAAGDFRIGNPTAEAPITVRDKEICARLAPVLARNGIHLAGLDVIGPHLIEVNVTSVGALRKADALLGWTLCADLLDSVLDTREQGRTA
- a CDS encoding MAPEG family protein; this translates as MTTALICTAVLAATVFLLGFNVSRLRGITGKAGGSQMPTDPANPLLIAVRAHGNAAEYVPTLIVLFLVVGLRSPEWIAIPLIVGATLARLVHAVGMLTAPTLAAPTPGRLAGAMGTYVFGLLLAVAAAFTL
- a CDS encoding MFS transporter, whose protein sequence is MTGHPTLAALRVPGLRRYLAGQLPSVTCSWAQVVALSWVVVERDPDALGWLVACQFAPSLLLGPWFGAVADRHDRKRLLMLAEAGLGVVAGCYAVASAAGILDLPLIFVLAVTWGVINAVDTPARRSLVPMLVPSSAAAGASALSGTVLLVGMAAGSAVGATLTATVGVTITFAANAFSFFADVVLLATIRVGPSPRVRRAAGQIRDGLRHVGRTPELRAPLFALAVTATLGFTVQVSVPIFVRVSLHGGPGLVGVGLTAVTAGGLVGALAAAARGEPGPQALPRAALVMATGLAVTASAPTTAVALTGLVVVGAAWSAFIAFVLAILQRGDPAMTGRVMSLFAVILLGGSAAGAPLTAAMISLAGPRAALAVSALATLAAIAGRRALLSRPNVGGASTSSSCHERRPGPSDATPRSG
- a CDS encoding PadR family transcriptional regulator, whose translation is MSSVRLYILGALDRIGPMHGHQIRREAQTNRAELWTDIKVGSLYSALGRMASEGIIEAVRTEKAGNLPDRTIYAITDSGRQELDALRWATLREVRLKPDPVDLAVQYSDGLGRDKLIATFTQRRAAISAELDGWLLLQEQAAKYLQGTEWLCTEHTRIRLEAELTWHDQVLAELSKSTEDMT